The genomic stretch TCAAGGTGTCCGAAGTTGCTCTTGAGCGTTTTCCTGCCGTATCCGTTCCTTGTGTTGCCCGCTGCGCGTCCTTCAGCGGTGTTATTGAGGTGGAAATCCATCTCGGCGTTAAGGATACGTTCTAACAGAGCCTTGCTTATCTGAGTGATGATGCCCTCTTTGCCCCATAAATCGTCTTGAGTTTTGACCCCTACGAGCATGGCATCGAGCAAGTCGTTGCTGATCTTGAGTTTTTTCCTGTCTAGCTTCTTCCATTATGCTTACCTCCTGTGTATTTTCCTCTTACACAGTTCATTGTACAGTCTCTCGGCGTTACGATTAACGCGCCTTATTTGGTCATTCATACCGCTTGAGCCGTATACCGCGCTTTCGTTGATGGCAACATTCAATCAGGCACGCCTCGTTCCGTTAGTGAATTTTGAGCCTCTCAATGGATTATCGCCATTGTGCCATACTACCGTCACTGTCTCATACTATGCCTATTCCAAGTGTTCGAGCCAATTTCAGGATTGCGTCTTCAGCTAGTCGGCTGTATCTTACTATCTTTTCAAGCGGTTCACCGCCCATCAGCATATCCGCTGCCACACGATATTCCACTTCTTGACGTTCTTGCGCTAATACTTTTTCTTGGTCATATTCTGTAAGAAACATACCCTTCACCTCCGCCTTGTTCTGCAACAGAAATCTCTTTATCACAAATTCATCAGGCATTTCTTCTATCGCCGCGTCTATTGCCGCCTCAAGATTTCTCATCGTACGTTGAGTTTCTCTGATTGCCTCCACAAGCCACGCATATTCGCTCAATGGTTCACACGCTTCCATGAGTGCCATGTTCTTGCCGTAGTTGATGTTCAGCATCGTTACTATGACTTCAATGTCCCCCCTCGCCTCCGAACGCCTCACTCTGACGCAGGATTTTTTGCTCAGGCTGATTGCCCGTTCCATTGTAGAAGCATACACACTTCGGGCGCGGCGCAGGTTGCAACACGCTGCTGTATGGGTAGTAATCACTTCCGGCTATATATTTCTCGTACAATTTGGCCGCGTACAGCAGGAATCTCATCGGCATATTCGGATTGTACGTACTCTGATGTTCCCAAAGGTTAAGCGCGTCTACGATAATGAAAGAGACATCGTTTTTCATGCCCAGATACACAGCGTCTTCGATTGTGT from Synergistaceae bacterium encodes the following:
- a CDS encoding transposase — encoded protein: MLDAMLVGVKTQDDLWGKEGIITQISKALLERILNAEMDFHLNNTAEGRAAGNTRNGYGRKTLKSNFGHLELSTP